Proteins from a single region of Massilibacterium senegalense:
- a CDS encoding YiaA/YiaB family inner membrane protein has product MAKNRRRNTPAFTMLAWLGLILFTGLILIGLYTLKEPLMVKGYYLMGTIGVIISSFTVAKVVRDNQEDEEEFSRPGNDQ; this is encoded by the coding sequence ATGGCTAAAAATAGAAGAAGAAATACGCCAGCTTTTACGATGTTGGCATGGTTGGGTCTTATTTTATTTACAGGTCTTATTTTAATCGGATTATATACGTTAAAAGAACCATTAATGGTGAAAGGATACTATTTAATGGGAACGATAGGTGTGATTATTTCTTCCTTTACAGTTGCAAAAGTAGTTCGTGATAATCAAGAAGATGAGGAAGAATTTAGTCGCCCCGGAAATGATCAATAA